TCAGCATTGTAACCAGCGGGCTGGTTCCCGACGATGAAGAGTTTCAGAAGATAAAGGAATCCCTTAAAATAATCAAAAAATACAGGCTGAAACCTGATGCCTCGGTGGGCTGTCTCAGCTATGAAAAACTGATGGAACTGAAAGAGGTCGGGCTTGATGCCTACCATCACAACCTTGAGGTCGCAAGAAGCTTTTTCCCTGAGATATGCACAACCCACGACTATGAAACGGACGTTGAGACCGTCCGTGAATCGGTGCGAGCCGGGCTTTATGTCTGCTCTGGCGGCATTTTCGGGCTTGGTGAAACATGGGCGCACAGATACGAACTGGCTATGACCCTGCGTGAGCTTGGGGTGCATTCCGTTCCCATGAATTTTCTGAACCCAATAAAGGGAACGCCCAAAGAGGGAACTTCCGTTCTCGGCGAGGACGAAGCTCTGCGCATCCTTGCGGTCTACAGGTTCCTGCTGCCCGACAGAAGCATAAGGGTTTGCGGGGGCAGAAGCATAGTATTTTCCGAAAGGAGCGCTGAAAAGGTTCTGAGGGCTGGAGCCAGCGGAATTATGGTGGGCGACTATCTCACGGTGAAGGGAATATCCATGGATGAGGATATGGACTTCATCAGAAAATCCTCCGAATAGTTTATTATCATTCTCCATTTTCACTTGCCAAATAACATCTGTTAAATTCCGAGCATATGCCATATTGAACATAATTCATTTATTCGATTATTTTAATATTTTTATTTTCTTTAATATCAAAAATTAAGCCTTAGTTATCATTCGGGTCTGAAAATTTTTTTTCGCAGGATTGTTGGAAAAAATGTAATAATTCGTCAATTATTGTGAATAAGTCCGTTATGGTATTAATATAAAACAATAGTAATTAGCGGTATTATCTTGTTTACGCTCAAAACCTCTGTAAACTTTCTTTAAGAATAGTCATCTTGTCCTGTTTTAATTCTTCGTTATGAACCACTTAATAAATCAAAAGAAATTGTTTGGAATGCGTGTTGATAGTGGCAAATGCTAAAAATCCCTTGCTTAAATGTATGAAAATCTGTATATTGTGTACTGTATACATAGAAATGTATGAATAGTATCGATAAAATATTGATGTTGTTGCAAAATTCAGGAGGTTCCCCTATGACGCTTTCCGGTATGAATATCAGCCGCAGAAAGTTCCTTGCCGCCTCCGGAGGTGCTGTGGCCGCAGGACTGGTAGCTGCCAACCTGTCCACTATCAAAGCTGTTGCAAGCGCCCCCTCAAAAGAAGCCGGCAAAGGAGAAAAGCACATAGCTTCAAGCTGTGAGATGTGCGTCAACAAATGCGGTTTTTTTGCTCATGTCGTTGACGGCAGGCTTAAAAAACTTAACCCCAACCCCAAGTTCTTTAAAAGCCGCGCCATGCTCTGTGCCAGAGGAAACGCAGGAGCAGAAGAACCCTATAACCCCGAAAGACTCACAAAACCCCTTCTGCGTGTAGGCGAAAGAGGGGAGGGCAAGTGGAAAGAGATATCCTATGAGGAGGCTTTCAGACTCGTTGCCGAGAAACTGAAAGAGTTCAAGGTTAAGAACGAGAACAGATGTTCCGTCGCCTTTGCATCCTCAGAAGGTTTTCAGGAGGAGATTTTCCAGTATCTCGTGCAGTCCTATGGTTCAACAAACACAGTGCGCCACCCCACCCTGTGTCTGTCGTCCGTTATTCAGGGCTGGTCTTCGGTTTACGGGGTATATCCTGATGCCGACCTCAAAAATTCAAAATTTGTCCTTATGTTCGGTGCCAACAGGGCGGAAGCCATCGTTACACCCGACACTATAGACTTTGTGAAATATAAGCCCGCAGGCTCAAAA
This genomic stretch from Seleniivibrio woodruffii harbors:
- the bioB gene encoding biotin synthase BioB — encoded protein: MLNEIFKKSLNNIEITADEFNVLVNADLDELISCAERIKLKYMGSAPQTCAIINARSGLCSENCAFCAQSSHFSTGAPVYKYIELERIEAAAKDLAARGVERFSIVTSGLVPDDEEFQKIKESLKIIKKYRLKPDASVGCLSYEKLMELKEVGLDAYHHNLEVARSFFPEICTTHDYETDVETVRESVRAGLYVCSGGIFGLGETWAHRYELAMTLRELGVHSVPMNFLNPIKGTPKEGTSVLGEDEALRILAVYRFLLPDRSIRVCGGRSIVFSERSAEKVLRAGASGIMVGDYLTVKGISMDEDMDFIRKSSE